The following are from one region of the Phormidium sp. PBR-2020 genome:
- a CDS encoding PEP-CTERM sorting domain-containing protein (PEP-CTERM proteins occur, often in large numbers, in the proteomes of bacteria that also encode an exosortase, a predicted intramembrane cysteine proteinase. The presence of a PEP-CTERM domain at a protein's C-terminus predicts cleavage within the sorting domain, followed by covalent anchoring to some some component of the (usually Gram-negative) cell surface. Many PEP-CTERM proteins exhibit an unusual sequence composition that includes large numbers of potential glycosylation sites. Expression of one such protein has been shown restore the ability of a bacterium to form floc, a type of biofilm.), whose translation MNTSFLTKTSLVTAGLTLASLAVGVSPSMAQWNYTMDSFTDGHDASGTVGSNSPFEFYGMALMEDGDNIYIGINSNLSLDGHNFSAASGGVISYGDLFFNFTSDGLDDANGNLFAINFANNTDSGVQEAGVYQNVIGTNVAQQNSGFQHLNHHANTVNNLSVNKTGGGEGARIGDLASNDAYWQSGVNKNYQVINSIASGERIGGINMLEATALASLGLNFDQFSATGTHTFGFSFDRSLLPSGDFIAHIFAECINDGMAMVGNLADASVVDPQPVPEPASVLGLLAVGGLMLKGKRERTAS comes from the coding sequence ATGAATACTTCTTTCTTAACAAAAACCTCTCTCGTCACCGCAGGCTTGACCCTCGCCTCTCTTGCTGTTGGCGTGAGTCCGTCCATGGCTCAATGGAACTATACAATGGACTCCTTCACCGATGGTCATGATGCCAGTGGAACTGTCGGAAGCAACAGTCCATTTGAGTTTTACGGCATGGCGCTGATGGAAGATGGAGACAACATCTATATCGGTATCAACTCTAACTTAAGTCTCGATGGTCATAACTTCTCGGCTGCCTCTGGTGGTGTTATTAGCTATGGGGACTTGTTCTTTAACTTCACCAGCGACGGCTTAGATGATGCCAATGGCAACCTCTTCGCGATTAATTTTGCGAACAACACCGATAGTGGGGTGCAAGAGGCAGGCGTTTATCAAAACGTCATCGGAACCAACGTGGCGCAGCAAAACTCTGGATTCCAGCATCTGAACCATCATGCCAACACGGTGAATAACCTCTCCGTGAATAAAACTGGAGGTGGTGAAGGCGCTCGCATTGGTGACCTGGCCAGCAATGATGCGTACTGGCAGTCTGGTGTGAATAAAAACTACCAAGTTATCAACTCCATCGCCTCTGGGGAGCGCATTGGTGGCATCAATATGTTGGAAGCCACGGCTCTGGCCAGTTTAGGGTTGAACTTTGACCAGTTCAGTGCAACGGGAACCCATACCTTCGGCTTCAGCTTTGATAGAAGTCTCTTACCCAGTGGAGATTTCATCGCTCACATCTTCGCTGAGTGCATCAATGATGGGATGGCGATGGTTGGCAATCTCGCCGATGCCAGCGTGGTTGACCCCCAACCCGTTCCCGAACCTGCCTCTGTGTTAGGACTGTTAGCCGTAGGCGGCTTAATGCTCAAAGGGAAACGCGAACGCACCGCGTCCTAA
- a CDS encoding 2-oxo acid dehydrogenase subunit E2, with translation MSHEIFMPALSSTMTEGKIVSWTKATGDKVEKGETVVVVESDKADMDVESFYDGYLAAILVGDGEVAPVGSTIALLAETEADIPQVQEKAQQQGSSAPAPAAAPAPTPEPAPVAAASSQNGSSNQSSGRLVASPRARKLAKQLKVELSNLQGSGPYGRIVAEDVQQAAGQPVSAPSVTPVMPNAPAAAPVPMTAASSSPSPAPVTPGQVVPFNTLQGAVVRNMTASLAVPVFRVGYTITTDALDNLYKQIKSKGVTMTGLLAKAVAVTLQKHPLLYASYTEQGVQYNGNINVSVAVAMPDGGLITPVLQNADQVDIYSLSRNWKDLVARSRSKQLQPEEYNSGTFTLSNLGMFGVDRFDAILPPGQGSILAIGASRPQVVATEDGLMGVKRQMQVNITCDHRIIYGADAAAFLKDLAGLIETNPQSLTL, from the coding sequence ATGAGCCACGAAATTTTCATGCCCGCCCTCAGTTCCACCATGACCGAAGGCAAAATCGTCTCCTGGACGAAAGCCACAGGAGACAAGGTGGAAAAAGGTGAAACGGTTGTTGTCGTTGAATCCGACAAGGCCGATATGGATGTTGAGTCCTTTTACGACGGTTATTTGGCCGCCATCTTAGTCGGTGATGGGGAAGTTGCCCCAGTGGGTAGCACTATTGCCTTGCTTGCTGAAACCGAAGCCGACATTCCCCAAGTTCAAGAGAAAGCGCAACAGCAAGGTTCGTCAGCCCCCGCCCCAGCGGCTGCCCCAGCGCCAACTCCAGAACCGGCTCCTGTTGCAGCGGCGAGCAGTCAAAATGGCTCCAGCAACCAGTCCAGTGGTCGCCTCGTTGCCTCTCCTCGGGCCCGCAAGCTCGCGAAACAGCTTAAGGTGGAGCTAAGCAACCTACAAGGAAGTGGCCCCTACGGTCGCATTGTTGCCGAAGATGTGCAACAGGCCGCTGGACAACCCGTTTCTGCGCCCAGCGTCACCCCAGTGATGCCCAACGCCCCCGCTGCGGCTCCGGTTCCGATGACGGCTGCTAGCAGTAGCCCCAGCCCCGCTCCTGTGACTCCTGGCCAGGTGGTTCCCTTCAATACCTTGCAAGGGGCGGTGGTGCGTAATATGACCGCCAGTTTGGCGGTTCCGGTGTTCCGGGTAGGCTATACCATCACTACCGATGCCCTGGATAATCTCTATAAACAAATTAAGTCTAAGGGTGTGACGATGACAGGCTTGTTGGCCAAAGCCGTGGCCGTCACGCTGCAAAAACACCCCCTACTCTATGCCAGCTACACCGAGCAAGGGGTGCAGTATAACGGAAATATCAATGTTTCGGTTGCTGTGGCTATGCCGGATGGGGGCTTGATTACCCCGGTTCTGCAAAATGCGGACCAGGTGGATATCTATTCCCTCTCTCGCAATTGGAAAGACTTGGTGGCTCGCTCTCGCAGTAAGCAGTTGCAACCGGAAGAGTACAACAGTGGTACCTTCACTCTTTCCAATTTGGGGATGTTTGGAGTCGATCGCTTTGATGCGATTCTGCCCCCTGGACAGGGTTCGATTCTGGCCATTGGTGCGTCTCGCCCCCAAGTGGTGGCTACGGAGGATGGCTTAATGGGGGTCAAACGGCAAATGCAAGTGAACATCACCTGCGACCACCGGATTATTTACGGTGCGGATGCGGCGGCGTTCCTGAAAGATTTAGCCGGGTTGATTGAAACTAATCCTCAATCCCTGACGCTGTAA
- a CDS encoding DUF3536 domain-containing protein translates to MTFTSNPISTDALNANLERSATFTPQQTGVFVTVHGHYYQPPRENPYLDAIERQPSASPFHDWNERIHAECYRPNAFARILNDLGEVVEIVNNYEYLSFNIGPTLMNWIAGHDPEVYERIIEGDRRSCERLGGHGNGIAQVYNHIILPLANRRDKRTQIRWGKADFHKHFGRDPEGMWLAETAIDYPTVEALIEEGIQFVILAPSQVQRCRPLATEDNPNPAWYEVGGGQIDPSRPYRCYLKDEEGRPDSERPYLDVFFYDGPISRDMGFNDVLESAYNFAGRLEIAIHGDHRPAQIISVATDGETFGHHKRDKEKCVAYCVTQEFPNRGWTVTNFAHYRSVNPPTWECELKPVTAWSCSHGVDRWQDDCGCGGGGGTQQKWRRPLRDSLDWVRDRLEEVYSREGGRLLRDPWTARDEYISILGDRSRENVAEFLRQHQVRELTAREQIDALRLLEMQRHTLLMYTSCGWFFEEISRPEGTQILRYAARAIELAGQVTGQDIEPEFIAQLAAAPSNVPFFDDGAAVYRHNVKPNQVSIEQIAAHYAISSLFKTYQPEHRVYCYQARQLDYQLQHLGTLTLAVGQAEFSSEITWESVHLTFAVLHLGGLDFHCCIQPFCGRREYRKMKEALFTALESASAAQTILAMNRHFDGQTFGLSDLFAEEEERIIHQLERQTLKRLDRLYGQIYRDNYGVLKALQRNHLTVPRELQVAAEMALNQRCLETVRGLVQQLNRIDEQPVKIDYWMELTAISIEAQTMNCHLNVPEAKQSLEQLIWRSLWHLLHSSEDELGQFSRDERITQITNLIEIGEKLQLGLALDRIQELYYDWLKGAIEDNALRTDDQDLLQLGQVLKVDTHIWLR, encoded by the coding sequence ATGACCTTCACCTCTAACCCGATTTCTACAGATGCCTTGAACGCTAACCTAGAGCGTTCTGCGACATTTACCCCACAACAGACGGGGGTGTTTGTCACAGTTCATGGTCATTACTATCAACCACCTCGGGAAAATCCTTACTTGGATGCGATCGAACGACAACCAAGTGCTAGTCCCTTCCATGACTGGAATGAACGCATCCATGCCGAATGCTATCGCCCTAATGCCTTTGCCCGCATCTTAAACGATCTCGGCGAAGTGGTGGAGATTGTCAACAATTACGAATATCTCAGCTTCAACATCGGGCCCACCCTGATGAATTGGATTGCAGGACATGATCCCGAAGTTTATGAACGGATTATCGAAGGCGATCGCCGCAGTTGCGAACGTCTCGGAGGTCATGGCAATGGGATCGCCCAAGTCTACAACCACATCATCCTGCCCCTCGCTAACCGAAGGGACAAACGTACCCAAATCCGCTGGGGTAAAGCCGACTTCCACAAACACTTCGGCCGCGATCCCGAGGGAATGTGGCTAGCAGAGACGGCGATCGACTATCCCACCGTCGAAGCCCTAATCGAAGAAGGTATCCAATTTGTCATCCTTGCCCCCTCCCAGGTGCAACGCTGTCGCCCCCTGGCCACAGAAGACAATCCGAACCCCGCCTGGTACGAAGTGGGCGGTGGACAAATCGATCCCAGTCGCCCCTATCGCTGTTATCTCAAAGATGAGGAGGGACGGCCCGACTCAGAACGCCCCTATCTCGATGTCTTCTTCTACGATGGCCCCATCTCGCGGGATATGGGCTTCAACGATGTCCTTGAAAGTGCCTATAACTTCGCCGGCCGTCTAGAAATTGCCATCCATGGGGATCATCGTCCCGCACAAATTATCTCTGTCGCCACCGATGGCGAAACCTTTGGCCACCACAAACGGGACAAAGAAAAATGCGTCGCCTACTGCGTCACTCAGGAATTTCCTAATCGCGGCTGGACGGTGACGAACTTTGCCCATTATCGCAGCGTTAACCCCCCCACCTGGGAATGTGAACTCAAACCCGTCACCGCCTGGAGTTGTTCCCACGGCGTCGATCGCTGGCAAGATGACTGTGGCTGTGGCGGTGGCGGCGGAACCCAACAGAAATGGCGGCGGCCCCTGCGAGATAGCCTGGATTGGGTGCGCGATCGCCTCGAAGAGGTCTACAGCCGCGAAGGAGGCCGTCTACTGCGAGATCCCTGGACAGCCCGCGACGAATATATCAGCATTTTGGGCGATCGCAGCCGCGAGAATGTTGCCGAGTTCCTGCGTCAGCATCAAGTCCGAGAACTCACCGCTAGGGAACAAATCGATGCCCTGCGACTGCTAGAAATGCAGCGTCACACCCTGCTGATGTACACCAGTTGCGGCTGGTTCTTCGAGGAAATCTCTCGCCCCGAGGGAACGCAAATCCTCCGCTATGCCGCCCGGGCGATCGAACTAGCCGGCCAAGTCACCGGCCAAGACATTGAACCCGAGTTCATCGCCCAACTGGCAGCCGCCCCCTCCAACGTCCCCTTCTTTGACGATGGGGCCGCCGTCTATCGCCATAACGTCAAACCCAACCAGGTCAGCATCGAGCAGATCGCCGCCCATTATGCCATCAGTTCCCTATTCAAGACCTATCAACCCGAACATCGCGTTTATTGCTACCAAGCCCGACAACTCGACTATCAACTGCAACACTTAGGAACCCTCACCCTCGCCGTGGGCCAAGCTGAGTTTAGTTCCGAGATCACCTGGGAATCGGTGCATCTGACCTTTGCCGTCTTACACTTAGGGGGTCTGGACTTCCATTGCTGTATCCAACCCTTCTGCGGCCGTCGGGAATACCGCAAAATGAAAGAAGCCCTGTTTACGGCCTTAGAATCCGCCAGTGCCGCCCAAACCATTCTGGCCATGAACCGTCACTTTGACGGTCAAACCTTTGGCCTCTCGGATCTATTCGCCGAGGAAGAAGAACGGATCATTCACCAATTAGAACGGCAAACCCTGAAACGGCTCGATCGCCTCTACGGACAGATCTATCGCGATAACTATGGGGTTCTCAAAGCCCTACAACGCAATCATCTCACCGTCCCCCGAGAACTTCAGGTGGCCGCTGAAATGGCCCTCAATCAACGCTGTCTAGAAACCGTCCGTGGCTTAGTGCAGCAACTCAATCGCATTGATGAGCAACCGGTTAAAATCGACTATTGGATGGAATTAACCGCCATTAGCATTGAAGCCCAAACCATGAACTGTCACCTGAACGTTCCTGAGGCCAAACAGTCCCTAGAACAGTTGATTTGGCGGTCTTTGTGGCATCTATTGCATTCGAGCGAGGATGAGCTGGGTCAGTTCTCTCGTGATGAGAGAATTACGCAAATCACCAATCTGATTGAAATTGGCGAAAAACTGCAATTGGGGTTAGCCCTCGATCGCATCCAGGAACTCTATTATGACTGGCTCAAAGGGGCGATCGAAGACAATGCCCTCCGCACCGATGACCAGGATCTGCTCCAACTCGGTCAGGTTCTGAAAGTCGATACTCACATCTGGCTACGTTAA
- a CDS encoding IS630 family transposase, with translation MLWKVSLGWTIENSAVAVGLSYRYARTIVKRYNQQGEKGVINQRNKTKINPRGREPLLNGEQLEKLKQALKKAPSDGGLWTGPKVARWIEKETGREKVWPQRGWDYLKKCHYSWQRPRPRHRKGNKEAQEEYKKNLPKKVTEIQNKHPDSEVEVWFFDEHRVGLKSILAKVWSETGQRPEAVVQHRYEWVYVYGFVNPKTGETHWYLIPRVNVKWLNLVLETFAEEVGVGENKIILLVQDNAGWHRSPKLQVNEGIFVDFLPPYSPELQPAERLWKLVDEPLVNRCFDTIEDLEDVLEQRCCVLSEQMQEEIRDLTNYHWLEYA, from the coding sequence CTGTTATGGAAAGTGAGCTTAGGATGGACAATAGAAAACAGTGCCGTAGCGGTGGGGTTGAGCTATCGCTACGCCCGAACAATCGTAAAGCGATATAACCAGCAAGGAGAGAAGGGAGTCATTAACCAAAGGAACAAAACCAAAATCAATCCCCGAGGGCGGGAACCTTTACTCAATGGCGAGCAACTCGAAAAGCTTAAGCAAGCCTTAAAAAAAGCGCCGTCAGATGGAGGACTATGGACAGGACCCAAGGTGGCGCGATGGATTGAAAAAGAAACGGGACGGGAAAAAGTCTGGCCCCAAAGGGGGTGGGATTACCTAAAAAAGTGTCATTACTCTTGGCAGCGACCGAGACCCAGGCATCGAAAAGGAAATAAAGAAGCCCAAGAAGAGTATAAAAAAAACTTGCCAAAGAAAGTCACGGAAATTCAAAATAAACATCCTGATTCCGAAGTTGAAGTTTGGTTTTTCGACGAACACCGAGTGGGTCTAAAGTCAATCCTAGCGAAAGTTTGGAGTGAGACTGGACAACGCCCCGAAGCCGTGGTTCAGCACCGGTATGAGTGGGTCTATGTCTACGGGTTCGTTAATCCAAAAACGGGAGAAACACATTGGTATTTAATCCCAAGAGTGAATGTGAAGTGGTTGAATTTAGTCTTAGAAACCTTTGCCGAAGAAGTGGGGGTTGGAGAGAATAAAATAATCCTCTTAGTTCAAGATAATGCGGGCTGGCATCGAAGCCCAAAACTTCAGGTGAATGAGGGAATCTTTGTAGATTTTTTACCTCCCTATTCTCCCGAGCTTCAACCAGCCGAACGGCTGTGGAAGTTAGTAGATGAACCACTGGTCAATCGATGTTTTGATACCATTGAAGACCTGGAAGATGTTCTTGAACAACGTTGTTGTGTTCTTAGTGAACAGATGCAAGAAGAAATTCGCGATTTGACAAATTATCACTGGCTAGAGTACGCCTGA
- a CDS encoding valine--tRNA ligase: MTVNLPAQYDPQQTEAKWQEYWEDHQVFKADPNAPGDPYCIVIPPPNVTGSLHMGHAFESAFIDTLVRYQRMQGRNTLWLPGTDHASIAVQSILDRQLKAEGQHRDDLGREKFLERAWTWKAESGSKITNQLRRMGVSVDWTRERFTLDEGLSEAVLEAFIRLYKDGLIYRGNYLVNWCPESQSAVSDLEVDQKEVNGHLWHFRYPLSDGSGFMEVATTRPETMLGDTAVAVNPKDDRYQSLVGKTLTLPLMNRDIPIIADDLVDREFGTGCVKVTPAHDPNDFAMGQRHNLPQINIMNKDGSLNENAGEFQGQDRFVARKNVVQRLDEAGFLVKVEDYSHSVPYSERGKVPVEPLLSTQWYVKIRPLADFALSCLDDENSPQFVPERWRKVYRDWLVNLQDWCISRQLWWGHQIPAWYVVSETDGEITDDTPFIIAKSEADATQQAQERFGDGADLVRDPDVLDTWFSSGLWPFSTMGWPHKTDDLETYFPTSTLVTGFDIIFFWVARMTMMSGYFTGKMPFQDVYIHGLVRDENNQKMSKSKGNGIDPLLLINKYGTDALRYTLIREVAGAGQDIRLEYDRQKDESVSVEASRNFTNKLWNASRFVMLYLDEQTPHQLGTPNPEGLELADRWILSRFGQTVQKTCDYVNHYGLGEAAKGLYEFIWGDFCDWYIELVKPRLQGDDANSKRVAQQTLAFVLDGILKLLHPFLPHITEEVWQVLTQSGDEVCLATQAYPQVDEALIDEELELGFELLIGAIRTIRNLRAELEIKPSMKIAVILQSQSDREREILQRAQAYIQNLAKVDSFTLTDILEEEPGQTIAGVVGTVQVLIPLAGVVDIAEIRAKIEKRLAKAEAEVTSYRGRLSNANFVNKAPEAVVEGARTALAEAETQVAMLQNRLSRL, encoded by the coding sequence ATGACCGTTAATCTTCCCGCCCAATACGACCCCCAACAGACCGAAGCGAAATGGCAAGAGTACTGGGAAGACCATCAGGTATTTAAAGCCGACCCCAACGCCCCCGGCGACCCTTACTGCATCGTCATTCCCCCTCCCAACGTCACCGGGAGTCTGCACATGGGTCATGCCTTTGAAAGTGCCTTTATCGATACCCTCGTTCGCTATCAGCGGATGCAGGGTCGTAACACCCTCTGGCTACCGGGAACAGACCACGCCAGCATCGCCGTTCAGAGTATTCTCGACCGCCAACTCAAAGCCGAAGGACAACATCGCGATGACCTGGGACGAGAAAAATTCCTGGAACGGGCCTGGACGTGGAAAGCTGAATCCGGCAGTAAAATCACCAACCAACTGCGTCGGATGGGGGTTTCTGTCGATTGGACTCGGGAACGCTTCACCCTCGACGAGGGACTCTCAGAAGCGGTCTTAGAAGCCTTTATCCGCCTCTATAAGGACGGCTTGATTTACCGGGGCAACTACCTCGTGAACTGGTGTCCTGAAAGTCAATCAGCGGTGTCTGACTTAGAAGTAGACCAAAAAGAGGTCAACGGTCATCTCTGGCATTTCCGCTATCCCCTCAGTGACGGGTCTGGCTTTATGGAAGTGGCCACCACTCGCCCTGAAACCATGTTGGGAGATACGGCCGTTGCCGTCAATCCCAAAGACGATCGCTATCAGTCCCTCGTCGGCAAAACCCTGACCCTGCCGCTGATGAACCGGGACATCCCCATCATTGCTGATGATTTAGTCGACCGCGAGTTTGGGACTGGCTGCGTTAAGGTGACCCCCGCCCATGACCCCAATGACTTCGCCATGGGGCAACGGCATAACCTGCCCCAAATCAATATCATGAACAAGGATGGGTCACTGAATGAAAATGCCGGGGAGTTTCAGGGCCAAGACCGGTTTGTGGCCCGCAAGAATGTCGTACAACGCCTAGATGAGGCGGGATTCTTGGTCAAAGTCGAGGACTACAGCCACAGCGTCCCCTACAGCGAACGGGGTAAAGTTCCCGTTGAACCTCTCCTATCCACTCAGTGGTATGTGAAAATCCGTCCCTTAGCGGACTTTGCCCTGTCCTGTCTCGATGATGAAAATTCGCCCCAGTTTGTCCCGGAACGCTGGCGGAAAGTCTATCGGGATTGGTTGGTGAATCTCCAGGATTGGTGTATCTCCCGTCAACTCTGGTGGGGTCATCAAATTCCCGCCTGGTATGTGGTCAGTGAAACCGACGGCGAAATCACGGACGATACTCCCTTTATTATTGCCAAAAGCGAGGCAGACGCGACCCAGCAAGCCCAGGAACGCTTCGGAGATGGGGCCGACCTGGTTCGTGACCCGGACGTGCTGGATACCTGGTTTTCTTCGGGGCTATGGCCCTTCTCGACGATGGGCTGGCCCCACAAAACTGATGATTTAGAGACCTATTTTCCCACCAGTACCCTGGTGACGGGGTTTGACATTATCTTTTTCTGGGTAGCCCGGATGACGATGATGTCGGGCTATTTCACCGGTAAGATGCCCTTTCAGGATGTCTATATTCACGGCTTGGTTCGGGATGAGAACAATCAGAAGATGTCCAAGTCCAAGGGCAATGGCATTGACCCGCTGTTGTTAATCAATAAGTATGGAACGGATGCCCTGCGTTATACCCTAATCCGAGAAGTGGCTGGGGCAGGCCAGGATATCCGGTTAGAGTACGATCGCCAGAAGGATGAGTCGGTCTCTGTCGAAGCGTCCCGCAACTTTACCAACAAACTCTGGAATGCGTCGCGCTTTGTGATGCTGTATCTGGATGAGCAAACGCCGCACCAGTTGGGAACGCCCAATCCTGAGGGGTTAGAATTGGCAGACCGCTGGATTCTTTCCCGCTTTGGACAAACGGTTCAGAAAACCTGTGACTATGTCAATCACTATGGGTTAGGGGAAGCGGCCAAGGGACTCTATGAGTTTATCTGGGGCGATTTCTGCGACTGGTATATTGAACTGGTGAAACCTCGCTTACAGGGGGATGATGCCAACTCGAAACGGGTGGCCCAGCAAACTCTGGCTTTTGTCCTCGATGGGATTCTGAAACTGTTGCATCCCTTTCTGCCTCATATTACGGAAGAAGTCTGGCAAGTGTTGACGCAATCTGGGGATGAGGTGTGTTTGGCGACTCAGGCCTATCCTCAGGTGGATGAGGCGTTGATTGATGAGGAGTTGGAGTTAGGGTTTGAGTTGTTGATTGGGGCCATTCGCACGATTCGTAACTTACGGGCGGAGTTGGAGATTAAGCCTAGTATGAAGATTGCGGTGATATTACAGAGTCAGAGCGATCGCGAGCGGGAGATTCTGCAACGAGCACAGGCCTATATCCAAAACTTGGCTAAAGTGGATTCGTTCACCCTGACGGATATCTTAGAGGAGGAACCCGGACAAACTATTGCTGGGGTGGTGGGGACAGTTCAAGTTCTGATTCCCCTAGCGGGTGTGGTCGATATTGCCGAAATTCGCGCCAAAATCGAGAAGCGACTTGCCAAGGCTGAAGCCGAGGTGACGTCTTACAGGGGACGATTGAGTAATGCAAATTTTGTCAATAAAGCTCCGGAGGCTGTCGTTGAGGGGGCGCGAACTGCCTTAGCTGAAGCTGAAACTCAGGTGGCTATGTTACAAAATCGGTTGAGTCGACTCTAA
- a CDS encoding GNAT family N-acetyltransferase, which yields MFVPGYRLRKGSTIDRARLVQFAQRTYSELYPTQDFAHLPRLIEQYLSSKTPLWWVEAQQEENDGFPHRRQALGCLWLGNAVDQLDGDHHAHIFLLYVDPEHRRQGIGSALVHHAETWARQRGDRQLGLQVFADNQPAINLYEKLGYRTFSHWMVKRLD from the coding sequence TTGTTTGTTCCTGGCTATCGTTTACGCAAAGGCTCAACCATCGATCGCGCTCGGCTCGTCCAGTTTGCCCAGCGCACCTACAGTGAACTCTACCCAACTCAAGACTTTGCCCATCTCCCTCGACTGATTGAACAGTATCTATCTAGTAAAACTCCCCTCTGGTGGGTGGAAGCCCAACAGGAGGAGAATGATGGATTTCCCCATCGCCGTCAGGCCTTGGGCTGTTTATGGCTGGGAAATGCAGTAGATCAACTCGACGGCGATCACCATGCCCATATCTTCCTGTTATATGTTGACCCAGAGCATCGCCGCCAGGGAATCGGCTCCGCCCTCGTCCACCATGCCGAAACCTGGGCCCGCCAACGGGGCGATCGCCAACTGGGCCTGCAAGTCTTCGCCGACAACCAGCCGGCCATAAATCTCTACGAAAAACTCGGCTATCGCACCTTTTCCCATTGGATGGTGAAGCGATTAGACTAG
- the rph gene encoding ribonuclease PH: protein MPWQRPDGRAHDSLRPIQFDLDFTDFATSSVLAHSGNTRVLCTVTVEPGVPRFLKDTGQGWLTAEYRMLPSATPERQRRELLKLSGRTQEIQRLIGRSLRAAVDLKDLGERTLLIDADVLQADAGTRTAAITGSWVALAQALDRLVQAGELDQSPLTHAIAAVSVGLIEGQPLLDLKYEEDVAADVDLNVVMTEQLQVIEIQGTAESGSFSRSQLNSLLDLAEQGIEQLLQAQKEALSS, encoded by the coding sequence ATGCCCTGGCAACGTCCCGATGGTCGCGCCCATGATAGCTTGCGTCCGATTCAGTTTGACCTCGACTTTACCGATTTCGCGACCAGTTCGGTTCTCGCCCATTCTGGCAATACCCGAGTTCTCTGCACGGTGACTGTAGAACCGGGAGTGCCTCGCTTCCTCAAAGATACGGGCCAGGGCTGGCTGACGGCTGAATATCGGATGCTGCCGAGCGCCACACCTGAACGGCAACGGCGGGAACTGCTGAAACTCTCCGGGCGAACACAGGAAATTCAACGATTGATTGGTCGTAGTTTACGGGCGGCTGTGGATCTCAAGGACTTGGGAGAACGAACTCTGCTGATTGATGCCGATGTCTTACAAGCCGATGCAGGAACTCGCACGGCGGCAATCACGGGGTCCTGGGTGGCCCTGGCCCAAGCCCTCGATCGCCTGGTACAAGCCGGAGAGTTAGACCAATCGCCTCTAACTCATGCGATCGCCGCTGTTTCCGTGGGACTGATTGAAGGACAACCCCTCCTCGACCTAAAATATGAGGAGGATGTGGCGGCGGATGTGGATTTGAATGTGGTGATGACCGAGCAACTGCAAGTCATCGAAATTCAAGGCACAGCCGAGTCAGGTAGCTTCTCGCGCTCTCAACTCAACAGCCTCCTCGATTTAGCCGAACAGGGCATCGAACAACTCCTACAGGCTCAAAAAGAGGCTCTATCGAGTTAA